From a region of the Methanoculleus receptaculi genome:
- the istA gene encoding IS21 family transposase: protein MLKDLAREQEQNTGRVNISELSRETGLDRKTVRRYLRSDHPPETPHTRNKPSKLDPYKPYIQERLEKYPRLSRVRLIEEIQALGYTGKSTILGDYLRQIRPRVSVLPELRYETKPGEMSQCDWSACHYSSSQGLEQKVNCFSMVLGYSRVQYIEFTPAQDIQTFLTCHLHAFEYFDGVTEVILYDNIKSVVLKRKYPSTASEFHPAFVDLRDHFGFTARLCRIYRPKTKGKVERSIGYVKDNFLYGREFTSLTDLNNCAREWLDDVNNKVHGTTHEIPFDRLPRENLRPISSYPPYIFQKTYERKVSRDCYFSLYGNLYSVPWRYAGRYVDIVVRDGTLQVYADDTVICTHPLLEGKNQRSRQNEHFEGLLNQILDEPCLSPKKKLAAQQPHYQEYPVEERNLELYDTLWEKRL from the coding sequence ATGCTCAAAGATCTCGCGCGTGAACAGGAACAGAACACCGGACGGGTCAATATCAGCGAACTCTCCCGTGAGACCGGTCTTGATCGCAAGACCGTGAGACGTTACCTCAGGAGCGATCACCCTCCGGAAACCCCGCACACCCGAAATAAACCCAGCAAACTCGACCCCTACAAACCGTATATCCAGGAAAGACTGGAGAAATACCCACGATTGAGCCGTGTTCGTCTTATCGAGGAGATCCAGGCACTGGGCTACACCGGCAAATCGACCATCCTCGGTGACTATCTCCGCCAGATCCGGCCCAGGGTTTCAGTTCTTCCTGAACTCCGGTATGAAACCAAACCTGGTGAGATGTCACAGTGCGATTGGTCAGCGTGCCATTACTCCTCTTCTCAAGGTTTGGAGCAGAAAGTCAACTGTTTCTCGATGGTTCTTGGCTACTCCAGGGTGCAGTATATCGAGTTCACCCCGGCCCAGGACATCCAGACGTTCCTCACCTGCCACCTGCATGCCTTCGAATATTTTGACGGCGTCACCGAGGTTATACTCTACGACAATATCAAAAGTGTCGTTCTGAAACGGAAATACCCATCTACGGCCTCAGAGTTTCATCCTGCGTTTGTCGACTTAAGAGACCACTTTGGATTCACTGCCAGGCTCTGCCGGATCTACCGACCCAAGACCAAGGGCAAGGTTGAACGTTCGATCGGCTATGTCAAAGACAACTTCCTGTATGGCCGGGAATTTACCTCCCTCACTGACCTGAACAATTGTGCTCGTGAATGGCTGGACGATGTCAACAACAAGGTACACGGGACAACCCACGAGATCCCGTTTGACCGGCTTCCCCGGGAAAACCTCCGCCCTATCTCATCCTATCCCCCTTACATCTTTCAGAAGACCTACGAACGCAAAGTTTCCAGGGACTGTTACTTCTCGTTGTATGGTAATCTCTATTCCGTTCCCTGGCGGTATGCCGGTAGATATGTCGATATTGTTGTCAGGGATGGCACTCTCCAGGTATATGCTGACGATACCGTGATCTGCACGCATCCTTTACTTGAAGGCAAAAATCAGCGTTCCCGGCAGAATGAACATTTCGAAGGTCTCCTCAACCAGATCCTCGATGAGCCATGTTTGAGCCCGAAGAAGAAACTGGCCGCACAACAACCCCATTACCAGGAGTATCCTGTTGAAGAACGGAACCTTGAGTTGTATGACACTCTCTGGGAGAAGAGGTTATGA
- a CDS encoding IS66 family transposase: MTKGISENTGQRWSDEMHDLLLEIYAAVDGAPESAGSLTPVEIEEFQRRFDLILENGKAENPSSPLPVQGGRRSRKRRTPAENLIDRCQRYRVEILRFMTDFRVPFTNNLAERDIRMVKVQQKISGTFRSVEGASNFCRVRGYISTVMKNGGSVITAIRRAFEGEPFIPTAAYRYT; this comes from the coding sequence TTGACAAAAGGTATATCGGAGAATACCGGCCAGCGTTGGTCTGATGAGATGCATGATCTCCTTCTTGAGATCTACGCCGCTGTTGATGGGGCCCCGGAATCAGCGGGTTCTCTCACACCGGTTGAGATCGAGGAGTTTCAAAGACGATTTGATCTGATCCTCGAGAACGGGAAGGCAGAGAACCCCTCCTCTCCTCTGCCGGTTCAAGGAGGGAGACGCAGTCGGAAGAGACGAACTCCTGCTGAGAACCTCATTGACCGGTGTCAGAGATATCGTGTAGAGATCCTCCGGTTCATGACCGATTTCAGGGTGCCCTTTACGAACAACCTTGCAGAGCGCGACATCAGGATGGTGAAGGTTCAGCAGAAGATCTCAGGGACGTTTAGAAGTGTGGAGGGAGCATCTAACTTCTGCAGGGTTCGGGGGTATATCTCAACGGTGATGAAGAATGGAGGCTCGGTAATCACAGCCATCCGGAGAGCATTCGAGGGAGAACCCTTCATACCAACTGCGGCTTACAGGTATACCTGA
- a CDS encoding glycogen/starch synthase, which produces MQVAFVTFEYPPFIIGGAGVYAAHITEELANLGHLVVIITRSLTKRERIERDKNLDTSHNWYFYSSSLVSVQFTSIVKRLKEGFFVVD; this is translated from the coding sequence ATGCAGGTTGCGTTCGTCACGTTTGAGTACCCGCCGTTCATTATCGGCGGTGCTGGTGTCTATGCAGCGCATATTACAGAAGAACTTGCGAACCTGGGGCATCTGGTTGTGATCATCACTCGTTCCCTGACAAAGAGAGAAAGGATCGAAAGGGACAAAAATTTGGACACCTCCCACAATTGGTATTTCTATTCGAGTTCTTTAGTTTCAGTTCAGTTCACCTCTATTGTTAAACGATTGAAAGAGGGATTTTTCGTTGTTGACTAA
- a CDS encoding glycosyltransferase, which translates to MLSDHNESCISVIVTVRNEETTIRRCIDSLVDQSLSKNLYEIIVVDGRSTDNTYKIVNDMVSNSPVCISLIEQEGTGISCARNTGIKHSKGSIIVFIDGDAFADRGCLESYTKCFNDPKIGYAWGPVIIGNPQNLVAKLLYGTYYSLLGAHGANIAYTRVALEKADFFDEVFTGRGDENVLNLKIAHLGYLSKKCSAAVVYHELPTSVLSFLRIRYADGVSARKIYNKYLMDDEKKSFDTRFSIKVMVTFVSVLFLAYSFCVDIILFGSIFFLTSTALVLIYRHLGASIDDLNPIYLLLSVYLVTLGHVAYLLGEFSFLIKRGIN; encoded by the coding sequence ATGTTAAGCGACCATAATGAATCATGCATCTCAGTAATTGTGACCGTGAGGAATGAAGAAACCACGATTAGACGTTGCATTGACTCTCTAGTTGACCAGTCATTAAGTAAAAACTTATACGAAATAATTGTGGTTGACGGTAGATCTACGGATAACACATATAAAATCGTAAATGATATGGTATCTAATTCTCCTGTTTGTATATCGTTAATCGAACAGGAAGGCACGGGCATTTCGTGCGCAAGAAACACAGGGATAAAACATTCAAAAGGAAGTATAATAGTATTCATTGATGGTGATGCATTTGCGGATCGTGGATGTTTAGAAAGTTATACTAAATGTTTCAATGATCCCAAAATTGGATACGCATGGGGTCCTGTTATCATTGGGAATCCTCAAAATCTAGTGGCAAAACTATTATATGGAACATATTATTCTCTTTTGGGTGCGCATGGAGCAAATATTGCGTATACACGTGTGGCGCTAGAAAAAGCAGATTTTTTTGATGAGGTATTTACAGGTAGGGGGGATGAAAATGTCTTAAATCTCAAAATAGCCCATTTAGGATATCTTTCAAAAAAATGTAGTGCTGCAGTAGTATATCATGAACTTCCAACGTCTGTCTTGTCTTTTTTAAGAATCAGATATGCTGATGGTGTTAGCGCTAGGAAGATATATAATAAGTACTTAATGGATGATGAAAAAAAATCTTTTGACACGAGATTTTCTATCAAAGTCATGGTGACATTTGTTTCGGTTCTATTTCTGGCATATTCGTTTTGTGTGGATATCATTTTGTTTGGTTCGATCTTCTTTTTGACTTCAACTGCACTAGTCCTGATCTATCGACATTTAGGAGCGAGTATCGATGACTTAAATCCAATTTACCTGTTATTAAGCGTTTATCTTGTTACTTTAGGACATGTAGCTTATTTATTGGGAGAATTCAGTTTCTTAATAAAGAGGGGAATAAACTAA
- the istA gene encoding IS21 family transposase yields MIRDLHHQGLNISQISRETGYHRNTVRKYLAAQTMPIPASRRTRPSKLDPYKAYIQQRIRDYPLSAARIYREIQEMGFSGKYTVVKDYIREIRPPTRVPAVLRYETEPGVQAQVDWGECGHLDVDGRRRKLYCFSMILGYSRMRYAVFTLSTDTSTLIQCHLNAFEYFGGYTEEILYDNIKTVILKRALRASDHQWNPKFEDFFSHHGFIPRLCKPYCPQTKGKIENTIGYVKRDFLLGGTFSSLDDMNRQLLQWCNRVNAEPHGTTHEIPVERLQQENLKPLIGIPPYRLRQEEHRKISREAYISYLGNRYSVPYRYAGREAILEIQRDQMTVRVGTETVCSHTIVPGHARNIREKEHFSGLLAEVMRCNAQSETDSRPLFRMVGPEVEHRPLSVYEGFSGEVQL; encoded by the coding sequence ATGATCCGCGACTTGCATCATCAGGGGCTGAACATCAGCCAGATCTCCCGGGAGACGGGATATCATCGAAATACAGTGCGAAAATACCTTGCTGCCCAAACCATGCCAATACCGGCTTCCCGCAGGACACGACCGAGCAAACTCGATCCATACAAGGCGTACATTCAGCAGCGCATCCGCGACTACCCCCTGAGCGCCGCCCGGATCTACCGCGAGATCCAGGAGATGGGATTTAGCGGGAAGTACACCGTCGTCAAGGACTACATCCGGGAGATCCGGCCACCCACGCGTGTACCGGCGGTCCTCCGGTATGAGACCGAACCCGGTGTCCAGGCGCAGGTGGACTGGGGTGAGTGCGGACATCTGGATGTCGATGGACGGCGGAGGAAACTGTACTGCTTCAGCATGATCCTCGGCTATTCGCGAATGCGATATGCGGTCTTCACCCTCTCCACAGATACCTCCACCCTCATCCAGTGCCACCTCAATGCCTTCGAGTACTTCGGCGGGTATACCGAGGAGATCCTGTATGACAACATCAAAACGGTGATCCTCAAACGGGCGCTCCGCGCCAGCGACCACCAATGGAACCCGAAGTTCGAGGACTTCTTCTCGCATCATGGGTTCATTCCCAGGCTCTGCAAACCCTACTGTCCCCAGACCAAAGGGAAGATTGAAAATACCATTGGCTACGTTAAACGCGACTTCCTCCTCGGAGGAACCTTCTCATCCCTCGACGACATGAACCGGCAGCTCCTGCAGTGGTGCAACCGGGTCAACGCCGAACCCCACGGCACCACCCACGAGATCCCGGTTGAACGGCTGCAACAGGAGAACCTCAAGCCCCTGATCGGGATCCCGCCCTACCGGCTGCGCCAGGAAGAGCACCGGAAGATCTCGCGTGAAGCGTACATCTCCTATCTCGGCAACCGGTATTCGGTGCCCTACCGCTACGCCGGGAGAGAGGCGATTCTGGAGATCCAGCGCGATCAGATGACCGTCAGGGTCGGCACCGAGACCGTCTGCTCGCATACCATCGTTCCCGGGCATGCCCGGAACATCCGTGAGAAGGAACACTTCTCCGGCCTTCTTGCCGAGGTCATGCGCTGTAACGCTCAATCGGAAACGGACTCACGGCCGCTCTTCCGGATGGTCGGTCCTGAGGTTGAACACCGACCGCTCTCGGTCTATGAGGGGTTCTCCGGGGAGGTGCAGTTATGA
- the istB gene encoding IS21-like element helper ATPase IstB produces the protein MSALIYERVHDNLNRLKLTTIEALLDNYLEIAAKEDWSTLELLDCLLDQEVKSKEERALEFRMRLAAFPMEKRLEDFDVSFQPSLDPAVIRDLASLRFIHNAENVVFLGPPGVGKTHLALALGHEAVKQGFRVSYVNASSLIERLMKANRENKLEERIKALTKFHLLIIDEMGYLPFNSEGAHCFFSLISRRYEKSSTIFTSNKSYGEWGEIFGDHVIAAAVLDRILHHCTTINIKGDSYRLKERRKQGLFSNTLPG, from the coding sequence ATGAGTGCCCTGATCTACGAACGGGTGCATGATAATCTGAATCGTCTGAAGTTGACGACGATCGAGGCGCTCCTGGATAACTACCTCGAAATCGCCGCAAAGGAGGATTGGTCAACCCTGGAACTCCTCGACTGTCTCCTGGATCAGGAGGTGAAGAGTAAAGAGGAGCGTGCTCTTGAGTTCCGGATGCGGCTGGCCGCGTTTCCCATGGAAAAGAGACTCGAGGATTTCGATGTCAGTTTTCAACCATCACTCGATCCCGCGGTGATCCGGGATCTGGCATCTCTGCGGTTCATCCACAATGCCGAGAACGTTGTCTTCCTGGGGCCTCCGGGAGTGGGGAAGACCCATCTGGCTCTGGCTCTCGGTCACGAGGCGGTGAAACAGGGATTCCGGGTCTCCTATGTGAATGCATCCAGTCTCATTGAGCGGTTGATGAAAGCGAACCGGGAGAACAAACTTGAAGAGCGGATTAAGGCGCTCACGAAGTTTCATCTCCTGATCATCGATGAGATGGGATATTTGCCCTTCAACAGCGAAGGCGCCCACTGTTTCTTCAGTCTGATCTCAAGGCGGTATGAGAAGTCATCGACGATCTTCACCTCGAACAAGTCCTACGGGGAGTGGGGGGAGATCTTCGGTGACCATGTGATCGCTGCAGCGGTGCTGGATAGGATCCTCCATCATTGTACGACAATTAACATCAAAGGCGACAGTTACCGCCTGAAAGAACGGCGGAAACAGGGGCTCTTCTCCAATACGCTTCCGGGATGA